In one Grus americana isolate bGruAme1 chromosome 1, bGruAme1.mat, whole genome shotgun sequence genomic region, the following are encoded:
- the ZNF384 gene encoding zinc finger protein 384 isoform X3, with protein sequence MEESHFNSSPYFWPAVPTVSGQIENTMFINKMKEQLLPTEKGCSLAPPHYPALLTVPTSVALPTGISMDSDTKPEQLTPHSQAPVTQNITVVPVQSAGLMTAGPGLVITSPSGSLVTTASSAQTFPISAPMIVSALPPGSQAALQVVPDLSKKGTTTLSEGGGGGGGGGVAPKPPRGRKKKRLQESGLPEMSDPFVLSNEDDEDQHKDGKTYSSSVSSGTNEAWFPAALSCVDSLMSNQGCRMCSLTFYSKSEMQIHSKSHTETKPHKCPHCSKSFANSSYLAQHIRIHSGAKPYTCSYCQKAFRQLSHLQQHTRIHTGDRPYKCAHPGCEKAFTQLSNLQSHRRQHNKDKPFKCHNCHRAYTDAASLEVHLATHTVKHAKVYTCSICSRAYTSETYLMKHMRKHNIPDPQQQVVQAQAQASQQQQHFQPQGGGAAGGPSGDTNQPNPPPQCSFDLTPYKTSEHHKDICLTVSTSAIQVEHLSSS encoded by the exons ATGGAAGAATCTCATTTCAACTCCTCCCCGTACTTCTGGCCAGCAGTGCCCACCGTCTCGGGACAG ATTGAGAACACCATGTTTATTAACAAGATGAAGGAGCAGCTATTGCCCACAGAGAagggctgcagcctggctcccCCCCACTACCCTGCCTTGCTGACGGTACCCACCTCTGTGGCCCTACCCACTGGTATCTCCATGGACTCGGACACGAAACCGGAGCAGCTGACACCACACAGCCAAGCCCCTGTGACTCAGAACATCACCGTGGTACCAGTGCAGTCTGCTGGGCTCATGACAGCAG GTCCTGGTCTGGTGATAACTTCCCCATCAGGTTCCCTGGTGACCACAGCCTCCTCTGCCCAAACCTTTCCCATCTCGGCTCCTATGATTGTCTCTGCACTACCCCCTGGCTCCCAGGCAGCCCTCCAGGTGGTTCCTGACCTGTCCAAGAAAGGGACAACCACCCTCTCCGAaggtggtgggggtggtgggggtgggggagttGCCCCCAAACCACCCCGGGGCCGGAAGAAGAAGCGATTGCAGGAGTCGGGGCTGCCGGAGATGAGTGACCCCTTTGTGCTGTCAAACGAGGATGATGAGGACCAGCACAAGGATGGCAAGACATACAG tAGTTCCGTGAGCAGCGGAACTAATGAAGCCTGGTTTCCAGCGGCTCTCTCCTGTGTGGATTCTCTGATGTCTAATCAAGG GTGCCGGATGTGTTCGCTGACCTTCTACTCCAAGTCGGAGATGCAGATCCACTCCAAGTCCCATACGGAGACAAAGCCACACAAGTGTCCTCACTGCTCCAAGAGCTTCGCCAACAGCTCCTACCTGGCCCAGCACATTCGCATCCACTCAGGGGCCAAGCCCTACACGTGCAGCTACTGCCAGAAGGCCTTCCGCCAGCTttcccacctgcagcagcacacacG TATCCACACTGGGGACCGACCCTACAAATGCGCTCACCCTGGGTGTGAAAAGGCTTTCACCCAGCTTTCCAACCTGCAG TCCCACAGACGGCAGCacaacaaagacaaacctttcAAGTGCCACAACTGCCACCGTGCGTACACGGATGCCGCCTCATTGGAGGTACACCTGGCTACGCACACGGTGAAACACGCCAAGGTCTACACCTGCTCCATCTGCAGCCGGGCCTACACCTCG GAGACGTACCTGATGAAGCACATGCGGAAACACAACATCCCTGACCCACAGCAGCAGGTGGTTCAGGCGCAAGCCCAGgcctctcagcagcagcagcacttccagccgcagggtgggggggcagcagggggcCCTTCTGGAGACACTAACCAACCCAACCCTCCCCCCCAGTGCTCCTTTGACCTGACCCCTTACAAGACTTCAGAGCATCACAAGGACATCTGCCTCACTGTCAGCACCAGCGCCATCCAAGTGGAGCACCTCTCCAGCTCCTAG
- the ZNF384 gene encoding zinc finger protein 384 isoform X1: protein MEESHFNSSPYFWPAVPTVSGQIENTMFINKMKEQLLPTEKGCSLAPPHYPALLTVPTSVALPTGISMDSDTKPEQLTPHSQAPVTQNITVVPVQSAGLMTAGPGLVITSPSGSLVTTASSAQTFPISAPMIVSALPPGSQAALQVVPDLSKKGTTTLSEGGGGGGGGGVAPKPPRGRKKKRLQESGLPEMSDPFVLSNEDDEDQHKDGKTYSSVSSGTNEAWFPAALSCVDSLMSNQGCRMCSLTFYSKSEMQIHSKSHTETKPHKCPHCSKSFANSSYLAQHIRIHSGAKPYTCSYCQKAFRQLSHLQQHTRIHSKLHTAIVKPHKCPHCSKSFANTSYLAQHLRIHSGAKPYTCRYCQKAFRQLSHLQQHTRIHTGDRPYKCAHPGCEKAFTQLSNLQSHRRQHNKDKPFKCHNCHRAYTDAASLEVHLATHTVKHAKVYTCSICSRAYTSETYLMKHMRKHNIPDPQQQVVQAQAQASQQQQHFQPQGGGAAGGPSGDTNQPNPPPQCSFDLTPYKTSEHHKDICLTVSTSAIQVEHLSSS, encoded by the exons ATGGAAGAATCTCATTTCAACTCCTCCCCGTACTTCTGGCCAGCAGTGCCCACCGTCTCGGGACAG ATTGAGAACACCATGTTTATTAACAAGATGAAGGAGCAGCTATTGCCCACAGAGAagggctgcagcctggctcccCCCCACTACCCTGCCTTGCTGACGGTACCCACCTCTGTGGCCCTACCCACTGGTATCTCCATGGACTCGGACACGAAACCGGAGCAGCTGACACCACACAGCCAAGCCCCTGTGACTCAGAACATCACCGTGGTACCAGTGCAGTCTGCTGGGCTCATGACAGCAG GTCCTGGTCTGGTGATAACTTCCCCATCAGGTTCCCTGGTGACCACAGCCTCCTCTGCCCAAACCTTTCCCATCTCGGCTCCTATGATTGTCTCTGCACTACCCCCTGGCTCCCAGGCAGCCCTCCAGGTGGTTCCTGACCTGTCCAAGAAAGGGACAACCACCCTCTCCGAaggtggtgggggtggtgggggtgggggagttGCCCCCAAACCACCCCGGGGCCGGAAGAAGAAGCGATTGCAGGAGTCGGGGCTGCCGGAGATGAGTGACCCCTTTGTGCTGTCAAACGAGGATGATGAGGACCAGCACAAGGATGGCAAGACATACAG TTCCGTGAGCAGCGGAACTAATGAAGCCTGGTTTCCAGCGGCTCTCTCCTGTGTGGATTCTCTGATGTCTAATCAAGG GTGCCGGATGTGTTCGCTGACCTTCTACTCCAAGTCGGAGATGCAGATCCACTCCAAGTCCCATACGGAGACAAAGCCACACAAGTGTCCTCACTGCTCCAAGAGCTTCGCCAACAGCTCCTACCTGGCCCAGCACATTCGCATCCACTCAGGGGCCAAGCCCTACACGTGCAGCTACTGCCAGAAGGCCTTCCGCCAGCTttcccacctgcagcagcacacacG GATCCACTCCAAGCTCCACACGGCGATTGTCAAGCCGCACAAGTGTCCTCACTGCTCCAAGAGCTTCGCCAACACATCCTACCTGGCCCAGCACCTCCGCATCCACTCGGGGGCCAAGCCCTACACCTGCCGCTACTGCCAGAAGGCCTTCCGCCAGCTctcccacctgcagcagcacacacG TATCCACACTGGGGACCGACCCTACAAATGCGCTCACCCTGGGTGTGAAAAGGCTTTCACCCAGCTTTCCAACCTGCAG TCCCACAGACGGCAGCacaacaaagacaaacctttcAAGTGCCACAACTGCCACCGTGCGTACACGGATGCCGCCTCATTGGAGGTACACCTGGCTACGCACACGGTGAAACACGCCAAGGTCTACACCTGCTCCATCTGCAGCCGGGCCTACACCTCG GAGACGTACCTGATGAAGCACATGCGGAAACACAACATCCCTGACCCACAGCAGCAGGTGGTTCAGGCGCAAGCCCAGgcctctcagcagcagcagcacttccagccgcagggtgggggggcagcagggggcCCTTCTGGAGACACTAACCAACCCAACCCTCCCCCCCAGTGCTCCTTTGACCTGACCCCTTACAAGACTTCAGAGCATCACAAGGACATCTGCCTCACTGTCAGCACCAGCGCCATCCAAGTGGAGCACCTCTCCAGCTCCTAG
- the ZNF384 gene encoding zinc finger protein 384 isoform X2, producing MEESHFNSSPYFWPAVPTVSGQIENTMFINKMKEQLLPTEKGCSLAPPHYPALLTVPTSVALPTGISMDSDTKPEQLTPHSQAPVTQNITVVPVQSAGLMTAGPGLVITSPSGSLVTTASSAQTFPISAPMIVSALPPGSQAALQVVPDLSKKGTTTLSEGGGGGGGGGVAPKPPRGRKKKRLQESGLPEMSDPFVLSNEDDEDQHKDGKTYRCRMCSLTFYSKSEMQIHSKSHTETKPHKCPHCSKSFANSSYLAQHIRIHSGAKPYTCSYCQKAFRQLSHLQQHTRIHSKLHTAIVKPHKCPHCSKSFANTSYLAQHLRIHSGAKPYTCRYCQKAFRQLSHLQQHTRIHTGDRPYKCAHPGCEKAFTQLSNLQSHRRQHNKDKPFKCHNCHRAYTDAASLEVHLATHTVKHAKVYTCSICSRAYTSETYLMKHMRKHNIPDPQQQVVQAQAQASQQQQHFQPQGGGAAGGPSGDTNQPNPPPQCSFDLTPYKTSEHHKDICLTVSTSAIQVEHLSSS from the exons ATGGAAGAATCTCATTTCAACTCCTCCCCGTACTTCTGGCCAGCAGTGCCCACCGTCTCGGGACAG ATTGAGAACACCATGTTTATTAACAAGATGAAGGAGCAGCTATTGCCCACAGAGAagggctgcagcctggctcccCCCCACTACCCTGCCTTGCTGACGGTACCCACCTCTGTGGCCCTACCCACTGGTATCTCCATGGACTCGGACACGAAACCGGAGCAGCTGACACCACACAGCCAAGCCCCTGTGACTCAGAACATCACCGTGGTACCAGTGCAGTCTGCTGGGCTCATGACAGCAG GTCCTGGTCTGGTGATAACTTCCCCATCAGGTTCCCTGGTGACCACAGCCTCCTCTGCCCAAACCTTTCCCATCTCGGCTCCTATGATTGTCTCTGCACTACCCCCTGGCTCCCAGGCAGCCCTCCAGGTGGTTCCTGACCTGTCCAAGAAAGGGACAACCACCCTCTCCGAaggtggtgggggtggtgggggtgggggagttGCCCCCAAACCACCCCGGGGCCGGAAGAAGAAGCGATTGCAGGAGTCGGGGCTGCCGGAGATGAGTGACCCCTTTGTGCTGTCAAACGAGGATGATGAGGACCAGCACAAGGATGGCAAGACATACAG GTGCCGGATGTGTTCGCTGACCTTCTACTCCAAGTCGGAGATGCAGATCCACTCCAAGTCCCATACGGAGACAAAGCCACACAAGTGTCCTCACTGCTCCAAGAGCTTCGCCAACAGCTCCTACCTGGCCCAGCACATTCGCATCCACTCAGGGGCCAAGCCCTACACGTGCAGCTACTGCCAGAAGGCCTTCCGCCAGCTttcccacctgcagcagcacacacG GATCCACTCCAAGCTCCACACGGCGATTGTCAAGCCGCACAAGTGTCCTCACTGCTCCAAGAGCTTCGCCAACACATCCTACCTGGCCCAGCACCTCCGCATCCACTCGGGGGCCAAGCCCTACACCTGCCGCTACTGCCAGAAGGCCTTCCGCCAGCTctcccacctgcagcagcacacacG TATCCACACTGGGGACCGACCCTACAAATGCGCTCACCCTGGGTGTGAAAAGGCTTTCACCCAGCTTTCCAACCTGCAG TCCCACAGACGGCAGCacaacaaagacaaacctttcAAGTGCCACAACTGCCACCGTGCGTACACGGATGCCGCCTCATTGGAGGTACACCTGGCTACGCACACGGTGAAACACGCCAAGGTCTACACCTGCTCCATCTGCAGCCGGGCCTACACCTCG GAGACGTACCTGATGAAGCACATGCGGAAACACAACATCCCTGACCCACAGCAGCAGGTGGTTCAGGCGCAAGCCCAGgcctctcagcagcagcagcacttccagccgcagggtgggggggcagcagggggcCCTTCTGGAGACACTAACCAACCCAACCCTCCCCCCCAGTGCTCCTTTGACCTGACCCCTTACAAGACTTCAGAGCATCACAAGGACATCTGCCTCACTGTCAGCACCAGCGCCATCCAAGTGGAGCACCTCTCCAGCTCCTAG
- the ZNF384 gene encoding zinc finger protein 384 isoform X8 — translation MEESHFNSSPYFWPAVPTVSGQIENTMFINKMKEQLLPTEKGCSLAPPHYPALLTVPTSVALPTGISMDSDTKPEQLTPHSQAPVTQNITVVPVQSAGLMTAGPGLVITSPSGSLVTTASSAQTFPISAPMIVSALPPGSQAALQVVPDLSKKGTTTLSEGGGGGGGGGVAPKPPRGRKKKRLQESGLPEMSDPFVLSNEDDEDQHKDGKTYRCRMCSLTFYSKSEMQIHSKSHTETKPHKCPHCSKSFANSSYLAQHIRIHSGAKPYTCSYCQKAFRQLSHLQQHTRIHTGDRPYKCAHPGCEKAFTQLSNLQSHRRQHNKDKPFKCHNCHRAYTDAASLEVHLATHTVKHAKVYTCSICSRAYTSETYLMKHMRKHNIPDPQQQVVQAQAQASQQQQHFQPQGGGAAGGPSGDTNQPNPPPQCSFDLTPYKTSEHHKDICLTVSTSAIQVEHLSSS, via the exons ATGGAAGAATCTCATTTCAACTCCTCCCCGTACTTCTGGCCAGCAGTGCCCACCGTCTCGGGACAG ATTGAGAACACCATGTTTATTAACAAGATGAAGGAGCAGCTATTGCCCACAGAGAagggctgcagcctggctcccCCCCACTACCCTGCCTTGCTGACGGTACCCACCTCTGTGGCCCTACCCACTGGTATCTCCATGGACTCGGACACGAAACCGGAGCAGCTGACACCACACAGCCAAGCCCCTGTGACTCAGAACATCACCGTGGTACCAGTGCAGTCTGCTGGGCTCATGACAGCAG GTCCTGGTCTGGTGATAACTTCCCCATCAGGTTCCCTGGTGACCACAGCCTCCTCTGCCCAAACCTTTCCCATCTCGGCTCCTATGATTGTCTCTGCACTACCCCCTGGCTCCCAGGCAGCCCTCCAGGTGGTTCCTGACCTGTCCAAGAAAGGGACAACCACCCTCTCCGAaggtggtgggggtggtgggggtgggggagttGCCCCCAAACCACCCCGGGGCCGGAAGAAGAAGCGATTGCAGGAGTCGGGGCTGCCGGAGATGAGTGACCCCTTTGTGCTGTCAAACGAGGATGATGAGGACCAGCACAAGGATGGCAAGACATACAG GTGCCGGATGTGTTCGCTGACCTTCTACTCCAAGTCGGAGATGCAGATCCACTCCAAGTCCCATACGGAGACAAAGCCACACAAGTGTCCTCACTGCTCCAAGAGCTTCGCCAACAGCTCCTACCTGGCCCAGCACATTCGCATCCACTCAGGGGCCAAGCCCTACACGTGCAGCTACTGCCAGAAGGCCTTCCGCCAGCTttcccacctgcagcagcacacacG TATCCACACTGGGGACCGACCCTACAAATGCGCTCACCCTGGGTGTGAAAAGGCTTTCACCCAGCTTTCCAACCTGCAG TCCCACAGACGGCAGCacaacaaagacaaacctttcAAGTGCCACAACTGCCACCGTGCGTACACGGATGCCGCCTCATTGGAGGTACACCTGGCTACGCACACGGTGAAACACGCCAAGGTCTACACCTGCTCCATCTGCAGCCGGGCCTACACCTCG GAGACGTACCTGATGAAGCACATGCGGAAACACAACATCCCTGACCCACAGCAGCAGGTGGTTCAGGCGCAAGCCCAGgcctctcagcagcagcagcacttccagccgcagggtgggggggcagcagggggcCCTTCTGGAGACACTAACCAACCCAACCCTCCCCCCCAGTGCTCCTTTGACCTGACCCCTTACAAGACTTCAGAGCATCACAAGGACATCTGCCTCACTGTCAGCACCAGCGCCATCCAAGTGGAGCACCTCTCCAGCTCCTAG